The Paenibacillus sp. RC334 nucleotide sequence TCCGAATTTTTTGCCGCCGAGGAACAGATCGTATCCTCCCTTGCGGTACACAATCCCGATATCCTCCAGCACCGCTCCATAGCAGGCCATACCGCAGCCGTTCAAAGCAATGCTCGTTTCCTTGGGTGCCTGCAATCCGCCCAGTACAACCTGTAGATGCTCTGCCACAGGCACAGCGTCATCCTTCTCCATATTGCAGAAGTCGCACGCCTTCACCTTAAACACATCGCCAATCGGCATCACGATGAATCGTTCATCCCGCAGCCGCCCTACCAGCTCCTCCGGGTCCGCGCACGGCACGCGCAGCACGATCTGGTGATCCGGCGTGTACTCCAGCTCGCCTTCATCACCCGCTACCTCGGCGAGCAGCGCCATCTGGCGAGCGGTGAACTTCTTGTTTCCCACGCCGGGGGAAACGCCCACCTCAAACAACGCAGGCTTGCCAAAGCTGCCTGTCGCTGTTGCAGCCGTAGCCACCGCTCCGGCCACGGCTGCCGTTCCAGCGACGCTCACGGCGGGCGCTTGCCCGCTCCAGCGCGCGCTCGCTTCGCCCGGCAGCTTACCGCCCGCAGCGAGGCGGCTCAGCGCCTCCGCTGCCAGCGATGCCGGGACCGCCCCGGCTTGCGCCGCAGGCGCGGCCTGCACGGCAGCCACCGCTTGCGGGCGTGCCTGCGTGGCAACCGCCGCAGCAGCACCGCTCGCGGAAGGCGCGGTCCCGCCAGCTCCCGCAGGGGCTGGCACTGCGGGAGCTGCGCCTGCCTGCGACGCATTCAGCGGGCGTTCCTCTTGCGCGCCCAGCGACCACGGCTCCGCTTCCGTGCGAAGCCGCTGATGCGGCTTGAGCGCCTGCTCGGTCGCATCCAGCGTATACTTGCGCTGATACCCGCGCGGCGTCACGATCAGGCCGTCATACACCATTGTCGAGGAATTGCCGATAATGACGGTCGTCAGCATACCGATATCATGGTTCAGCATGTCCTCCAGCGTCGTCACTACGACTTGCTGACGGTCACGGTAAGCACTCTTGACCAACCCGACCGGAGTCTGCGGATCACGGTAGCGCAACAAAATGGACTGCGTCTCAACTATCTGGCGTGTACGCCGACCACTGCGCGGATTGTACAGTGCAATGACAAAATCTGCCGAAGCTGCCGCTTCTACACGTTTCACAATCGTTTCCCAAGGGGTCAAATGGTCACTCAGACTGATCGTGCATGCATCATGCATGACGGGCGCACCCAACAGCGAAGCACAGGACTGAATCGCCGATATTCCCGGCACGACTTCTACCTCAACCCCGTCCTCACGACGCCACCCCTTTTGCATCAGCACTTCGTACACTAACCCGGCCATGCCATATACGCCTGCGTCTCCACTGGAAATGACGGCTACCTTCTTGCCCATCTCCGCCTGTCGAACCGCCTCCTGCGCACGGCTCACTTCCTCTGTCATCCCTGTGCGCACAATCTCCTGTCCGTTCAACAACGGACGGATCAGATCCACATAGGTGTTGTAGCCGATAATGACCTCACTCTCGGCCAGCGCATCCAGCGCCCGTTTGGTGATATGTTCCATATCCCCCGGTCCGAATCCAATCACGAGCAATTTTCCTAATTGGCTCATCGTTATCCTCCTTCTTAAATCTAGGCTATGTTTTCCACACTTCTATCTATTTCACTTGTATATGGACATCCTGTAACTCAAAAAAACCCATCCTGCCCGGATGGGTTTCCTATGTACGCATCGTATCATCAGACGGACACAGCATAAGAAGACACTTCTTGTCTTCCGCCATCGTGTCGTTGCTTTCCATCTGCCTGTTCACGCTTGAAACGCTTCTGCACGTTCAGCTCCACGCAAACCTGTAAGCAACATGGAAAAAGCAGCGTGCGCCTGATTTCCTGATTTCGTACACCCATCCTCTCCGCGAAGGTTAACGGTGCATACAGATCAAGGTAGGTCTCCTGGCTCGGCATCAACAGATTTTTTCGTCTTCCCCGTTTTCTTACGAGTGACGTCTGAAAAAATCCTCTTCCTTACAGTGGCGGGACCGCTCGGGACTTGCACCCGATTCCCTGTTACCCTTCGTTCCATCGCAAAGGCACCTTGTCTGTCCGCTATTTGATTATGGGTCTTATCATAACCTTGGCTCAATCAGTTGCGCAAGCATGAAAAACGCTTTATTTCAAGTTCTCTGCCTTATTTTTTAACATATGCAACAATTCGTCCGGGTCCGCAGAGATACTCAGCAGCGTTGGGTGGTCAACTCCGGTAAATCCCTCGCGCACACTATGACGCACCATTTCCGCCAACGGGTCAAAATATCCGTTCACATTCAGCAGCCCGATGGGCTTGCGATGAATGCCGATTTGCGCCCAACACAGCACCTCGAACAGCTCCTCAAAGGTTCCCAAGCCACCCGGAAGGGCAATGAATGCGTCGGCCATTTCGCTCATCACCGCTTTGCGTTCGTGCATGCTCGCCACCTCAATAAATTCGCTAACTCCCCGGTGGATAATCTCTGCATCGAATAAGAGGGTCGGCATAATCCCGGTGACCTGACCGCCCCCTGTCAGCATCGCATTCGCGACCTCGCCCATCAGCCCCTTGCTGGAGCCTCCATAGATTAAACGGACATGATGTCTCGCCATAGCCTCTCCAAGCTTGCCTGCCTCCTGAAGATATACCGATGAATGTCCGGGTCTGGACCCGGCAAATACACAAATGGAATTCATAACGTCTCAGCTCCTATTCTGGTATCCCGCATCGAGGCTTTTTCATTATATTAAATAAATATTTTCGCTATAACAAAAACTTCTGTCGATGCATTTCCAACAAAAAAAAGATAAAGA carries:
- a CDS encoding TIGR00730 family Rossman fold protein produces the protein MNSICVFAGSRPGHSSVYLQEAGKLGEAMARHHVRLIYGGSSKGLMGEVANAMLTGGGQVTGIMPTLLFDAEIIHRGVSEFIEVASMHERKAVMSEMADAFIALPGGLGTFEELFEVLCWAQIGIHRKPIGLLNVNGYFDPLAEMVRHSVREGFTGVDHPTLLSISADPDELLHMLKNKAENLK
- the cobJ gene encoding precorrin-3B C(17)-methyltransferase, producing MSQLGKLLVIGFGPGDMEHITKRALDALAESEVIIGYNTYVDLIRPLLNGQEIVRTGMTEEVSRAQEAVRQAEMGKKVAVISSGDAGVYGMAGLVYEVLMQKGWRREDGVEVEVVPGISAIQSCASLLGAPVMHDACTISLSDHLTPWETIVKRVEAAASADFVIALYNPRSGRRTRQIVETQSILLRYRDPQTPVGLVKSAYRDRQQVVVTTLEDMLNHDIGMLTTVIIGNSSTMVYDGLIVTPRGYQRKYTLDATEQALKPHQRLRTEAEPWSLGAQEERPLNASQAGAAPAVPAPAGAGGTAPSASGAAAAVATQARPQAVAAVQAAPAAQAGAVPASLAAEALSRLAAGGKLPGEASARWSGQAPAVSVAGTAAVAGAVATAATATGSFGKPALFEVGVSPGVGNKKFTARQMALLAEVAGDEGELEYTPDHQIVLRVPCADPEELVGRLRDERFIVMPIGDVFKVKACDFCNMEKDDAVPVAEHLQVVLGGLQAPKETSIALNGCGMACYGAVLEDIGIVYRKGGYDLFLGGKKFGRNAHAAQPVAEGIPGDQITDIVENVIAEYKEKGHPNERFHKFFKRVGVVAGFRHEDAPAIVEVNAVCGD